Proteins encoded in a region of the Elaeis guineensis isolate ETL-2024a chromosome 7, EG11, whole genome shotgun sequence genome:
- the LOC105048482 gene encoding heat stress transcription factor A-1 isoform X2, whose product MEVEKGGGGGSSLVPVVPPFLSKCYEMVDDPQTDGTVSWSKTNNSFVIWDPASFCRDLLPKYFKHSNLSSFVRQLNTYGFRKVDPDRYEFANEGFLRGQKDLLKTIIRKKPSHNSGQQHQSDGRNSSVNACVEVGKFGPKEEIEMLKRDKNVLMQELVKLRQHQQNTDHELVILRQRVQGMEQHQQQMMSFLAMVVKSPGFLAQLMQQSGNNRWTEANKKRRLPALEQGVVGGSQTSSDGQIIRYQPFVPETLRPSMSPVPNADVSPDLQHMSNGVNDLCTNGDVMSLGANSSLPPGGDLPPMEYFERLLASSISENDGQTEPWSPEVPDFMWDFVLPEQEFQMETSQNMVLPSEQVGGNHQASAKDDRHK is encoded by the exons ATGGAGGTCGAAAAGGGCGGCGGTGGCGGGAGCTCGCTGGTCCCGGTCGTGCCGCCCTTCTTGAGCAAGTGCTACGAGATGGTGGACGATCCGCAGACGGACGGGACGGTGTCCTGGAGCAAGACCAACAACAGCTTCGTGATCTGGGACCCGGCATCCTTCTGCCGGGACCTCCTCCCCAAGTACTTCAAACACAGCAACCTCTCTAGCTTCGTTCGCCAGCTTAACACCTAC GGTTTCCGAAAGGTCGATCCTGATAGATATGAATTTGCAAATGAGGGATTTCTGAGGGGCCAGAAGGATTTGCTGAAGACTATCATAAGGAAGAAGCCTTCCCATAATTCTGGTCAACAGCATCAGTCCGATGGGAGAAATTCATCTGTAAATGCATGCGTTGAGGTTGGAAAATTTGGGCCAAAGGAAGAAATTGAAATGCTTAAGAGGGACAAGAATGTCCTCATGCAGGAGCTGGTAAAACTCAGGCAGCATCAGCAAAACACTGACCATGAACTTGTTATTTTGAGACAACGTGTACAAGGTATGGAACAGCACCAGCAACAAATGATGTCATTTTTGGCCATGGTGGTCAAGAGTCCTGGATTTTTGGCCCAACTAATGCAGCAGAGTGGGAATAATAGGTGGACTGAGGCAAATAAAAAAAGAAGGCTTCCTGCCCTGGAACAGGGTGTTGTTGGTGGTTCCCAGACTTCATCTGATGGGCAGATTATCAGATACCAGCCTTTTGTGCCTGAAACCCTGAGGCCATCTATGTCGCCAGTGCCAAATGCTGATGTGTCACCCGATTTACAGCACATGTCGAATGGAGTCAATGATTTGTGCACAAATGGGGATGTCATGTCACTTGGGGCTAACTCATCTTTGCCTCCAGGAGGGGATCTTCCTCCGATGGAATATTTTGAACGACTTTTAGCGAGCTCAATATCAGAGAATGATGGCCAGACCGAACCTTGGTCCCCAGAGGTTCCAGATTTTATGTGGGATTTTGTTTTACCGGAGCAGGAATTTCAGATGGAAACATCACAAAACATGGTTCTCCCGAGTGAACAGGTGGGAGGGAATCATCAAGCATCTGCAAAAGATGACAGGCACAA
- the LOC105048482 gene encoding heat stress transcription factor A-1 isoform X1: protein MEVEKGGGGGSSLVPVVPPFLSKCYEMVDDPQTDGTVSWSKTNNSFVIWDPASFCRDLLPKYFKHSNLSSFVRQLNTYGFRKVDPDRYEFANEGFLRGQKDLLKTIIRKKPSHNSGQQHQSDGRNSSVNACVEVGKFGPKEEIEMLKRDKNVLMQELVKLRQHQQNTDHELVILRQRVQGMEQHQQQMMSFLAMVVKSPGFLAQLMQQSGNNRWTEANKKRRLPALEQGVVGGSQTSSDGQIIRYQPFVPETLRPSMSPVPNADVSPDLQHMSNGVNDLCTNGDVMSLGANSSLPPGGDLPPMEYFERLLASSISENDGQTEPWSPEVPDFMWDFVLPEQEFQMETSQNMVLPSEQVGGNHQASAKDDRHNIS from the exons ATGGAGGTCGAAAAGGGCGGCGGTGGCGGGAGCTCGCTGGTCCCGGTCGTGCCGCCCTTCTTGAGCAAGTGCTACGAGATGGTGGACGATCCGCAGACGGACGGGACGGTGTCCTGGAGCAAGACCAACAACAGCTTCGTGATCTGGGACCCGGCATCCTTCTGCCGGGACCTCCTCCCCAAGTACTTCAAACACAGCAACCTCTCTAGCTTCGTTCGCCAGCTTAACACCTAC GGTTTCCGAAAGGTCGATCCTGATAGATATGAATTTGCAAATGAGGGATTTCTGAGGGGCCAGAAGGATTTGCTGAAGACTATCATAAGGAAGAAGCCTTCCCATAATTCTGGTCAACAGCATCAGTCCGATGGGAGAAATTCATCTGTAAATGCATGCGTTGAGGTTGGAAAATTTGGGCCAAAGGAAGAAATTGAAATGCTTAAGAGGGACAAGAATGTCCTCATGCAGGAGCTGGTAAAACTCAGGCAGCATCAGCAAAACACTGACCATGAACTTGTTATTTTGAGACAACGTGTACAAGGTATGGAACAGCACCAGCAACAAATGATGTCATTTTTGGCCATGGTGGTCAAGAGTCCTGGATTTTTGGCCCAACTAATGCAGCAGAGTGGGAATAATAGGTGGACTGAGGCAAATAAAAAAAGAAGGCTTCCTGCCCTGGAACAGGGTGTTGTTGGTGGTTCCCAGACTTCATCTGATGGGCAGATTATCAGATACCAGCCTTTTGTGCCTGAAACCCTGAGGCCATCTATGTCGCCAGTGCCAAATGCTGATGTGTCACCCGATTTACAGCACATGTCGAATGGAGTCAATGATTTGTGCACAAATGGGGATGTCATGTCACTTGGGGCTAACTCATCTTTGCCTCCAGGAGGGGATCTTCCTCCGATGGAATATTTTGAACGACTTTTAGCGAGCTCAATATCAGAGAATGATGGCCAGACCGAACCTTGGTCCCCAGAGGTTCCAGATTTTATGTGGGATTTTGTTTTACCGGAGCAGGAATTTCAGATGGAAACATCACAAAACATGGTTCTCCCGAGTGAACAGGTGGGAGGGAATCATCAAGCATCTGCAAAAGATGACAGGCACAA